In Leishmania donovani BPK282A1 complete genome, chromosome 18, a genomic segment contains:
- a CDS encoding ATP-dependent zinc metallopeptidase, putative — translation MSFTDAQSPEYQRGINDAERHRRATEENWIRPALGPIVWLGVPFLLAWMYMRRVSLGSPLGSGSASGSGNPFMSMMEQMMPIKKRQFRVDVKGTRFSDVVGIPEAKAEVRQYVDFLTEPNKFTRLGARLPKGCLLTGEPGTGKTLLAKAVAGEANVAFFSCNGADFIELIGGSGPKRVRELFEEARAAAPAIIFIDEIDAIGSRAGKQGGSVSSEENRTINQLLAELDGLSTSADPIVVLAATNFQDNIDKALLREGRFDRKIAIEMPDLSARRELFEHYLNRICTGDPNGRTKDEGGKELALDTSVSNKALADQLADLTPGLSPATVATVVNEAALQSGIAGKPLVQLPDLLEALDNTLMGRKHRNRQSDQSARRTAIHEAGHALTAWMLPVVQKVLKISVTPRGHAMGYTQRAGTEFHEYQTNATLFADMVVMLGGRAAEEVMLGDVSAGAMDDLQRATDVALKQMLAFGMSTHTGLLSYHPDYTQAGRDFTTFSNEAQYRAELEAQKLLAAAHSTAVDIVKRHKDKMEIMVKALLEKKELSTRDIEELWGPRPSTPTVEDIVHKVIEVTGSYAEITATVGPAAAAVATPSIAGVY, via the coding sequence ATGTCCTTCACCGATGCGCAGAGTCCCGAATACCAACGGGGCATCAACGACGCGGAGCGGCATCGCAGGGCGACAGAGGAAAACTGGATACGGCCCGCCCTCGGCCCCATCGTATGGCTCGGCGTGCCATTCTTGCTGGCATGGATGTATATGCGCCGTGTCTCGCTGGGCAGTCCGCTCGGCAGCGGAtccgccagcggcagcggcaacccTTTCATGAGCATGATGGAGCAGATGATGCCGATTAAGAAGCGGCAGTTTCGCGTCGACGTGAAAGGTACAAGGTTCTCCGACGTTGTCGGCATCCCGGAGGCGAAGGCCGAGGTGCGCCAGTACGTCGACTTCCTCACAGAGCCGAACAAGTTCACTCGGCTCGGGGCGCGACTGCCGAAGGGGTGTCTGCTGACGGGGGAGCCCGGCACAGGCAAGACACTGCTGGCCAAGGCCGTCGCCGGTGAAGCGAATGTGGCTTTCTTCAGCTGCAACGGTGCGGACTTTATTGAGCTCATAGGTGGCAGTGGCCCAAAGCGGGTGCGCGAGCTCTTCGAGGAAGCGcgggcggccgcgccggcgatCATCTTCATCGACGAAATCGACGCCATCGGCTCCCGCGCTGGCAAGCAGGGCGgctccgtcagcagcgaggagaaCCGCACCATCAACCAGCTGCTCGCTGAGTTGGATGGGCTCAGCACGAGCGCCGATCCCATTGTTGTGCTGGCGGCCACGAATTTCCAGGACAACATCgacaaggcgctgctgcgtgaggGCCGCTTCGACCGAAAAATTGCCATTGAGATGCCCGACCTCTCCGCGCGTCGCGAGCTCTTCGAGCACTATCTTAACCGCATCTGCACTGGTGACCCAAACGGCCGCACAAAGGATGAGGGCGGCAAGGAGCTGGCGCTAGACACTAGCGTGAGCAACAAGGCGCTGGCAGACCAGCTGGCGGACCTCACGCCAGGGCTGTCGCCGGCCACGGTGGCCACGGTCGTAaacgaggcggcgctgcagagcggAATAGCCGGTAAGCCGCttgtgcagctgccggaTCTGCTGGAGGCACTGGACAACACGCTTATGGGCCGCAAGCACCGCAATCGCCAGAGCGACCAATCGGCTCGCCGCACCGCGATTCACGAAGCCGGTCACGCTCTGACGGCGTGGATGCTACCGGTTGTGCAGAAAGTGCTGAAGATCAGCGTCACCCCGCGCGGGCACGCGATGGGCTACACGCAGCGCGCCGGGACTGAGTTTCACGAATATCAAACAAACGCGACGCTCTTCGCCGACATGGTGGTCATgctcggcggccgcgccgcagAGGAGGTGATGCTAGGCGACGTGTCAGCCGGTGCGATGGACGACTTACAGCGGGCCACTGACGTGGCGCTCAAGCAGATGCTGGCGTTTGGcatgagcacacacacggggtTGCTGTCGTACCACCCTGATTACACTCAAGCAGGGCGGGACTTCACGACCTTTTCCAACGAAGCCCAGTACCGCGCTGAActggaggcgcagaagcTGCTTGCAGCCGCCCACTCCACCGCCGTGGACATCGTCAAGCGTCACAAGGACAAAATGGAGATTATGGTGAAGGCGCTACTGGAGAAGAAGGAGCTGTCGACTCGCGACATTGAGGAGCTCTGGGGCCCGCGGCCAtcgacgccgacggtggAGGACATTGTGCACAAGGTCATCGAGGTGACTGGCAGCTACGCCGAGATCACCGCGACCGTTGgccctgcggcggcagcggtggcgacacCGAGCATTGCGGGAGTGTATTAA